The Cucumis melo cultivar AY chromosome 6, USDA_Cmelo_AY_1.0, whole genome shotgun sequence genome includes a region encoding these proteins:
- the LOC103491861 gene encoding uncharacterized protein LOC103491861 isoform X2, protein MTPATVFPLRRLSVCGQIIFSTSPQEHFFDCPYQLSSERVGQTFLDATVVMKNGGTTVRRGRHALSRKAEQTDPTNDIRIELGEARLTLMLH, encoded by the exons ATGACGCCTGCTACTGTCTTCCCTCTCCGTCGTCTCTCTGTCTGTG GTCAAATTATATTTTCCACGTCTCCACAAGAACATTTCTTTGACTGCCCATATCAACTTAGCTCTGAACGGGTTGGCCAGACATTCCTTGATGCTACG GTGGTGATGAAGAATGGAGGAACAACTGTTCGAAGAGGGAGGCATGCACTGTCAAGAAAAGCAGAACAG ACAGATCCAACAAACGACATCAGGATCGAACTTGGAGAGGCAAGATTGACCTTGATGCTACACTAG
- the LOC103491861 gene encoding probable protein phosphatase 2C 1 isoform X3, whose product MLLCLLLVQLLCQIIFSTSPQEHFFDCPYQLSSERVGQTFLDATVVMKNGGTTVRRGRHALSRKAEQTDPTNDIRIELGEARLTLMLH is encoded by the exons ATGCTGCTATGTCTGCTACTGGTTCAGCTACTGT GTCAAATTATATTTTCCACGTCTCCACAAGAACATTTCTTTGACTGCCCATATCAACTTAGCTCTGAACGGGTTGGCCAGACATTCCTTGATGCTACG GTGGTGATGAAGAATGGAGGAACAACTGTTCGAAGAGGGAGGCATGCACTGTCAAGAAAAGCAGAACAG ACAGATCCAACAAACGACATCAGGATCGAACTTGGAGAGGCAAGATTGACCTTGATGCTACACTAG
- the LOC103491861 gene encoding probable protein phosphatase 2C 1 isoform X1 gives MLIIAHVGDCGLKIIRKSQIIFSTSPQEHFFDCPYQLSSERVGQTFLDATVVMKNGGTTVRRGRHALSRKAEQTDPTNDIRIELGEARLTLMLH, from the exons ATGCTCATAATTGCTCATGTTGGAGATTGTGGATTAAAGATTATTCGTAAAA GTCAAATTATATTTTCCACGTCTCCACAAGAACATTTCTTTGACTGCCCATATCAACTTAGCTCTGAACGGGTTGGCCAGACATTCCTTGATGCTACG GTGGTGATGAAGAATGGAGGAACAACTGTTCGAAGAGGGAGGCATGCACTGTCAAGAAAAGCAGAACAG ACAGATCCAACAAACGACATCAGGATCGAACTTGGAGAGGCAAGATTGACCTTGATGCTACACTAG